A region of Massilia sp. WG5 DNA encodes the following proteins:
- the gudD gene encoding glucarate dehydratase: MTPYVSGAPVVTELRVVPVAGRDSMLLNLSGAHGPWFTRNIVILKDSAGNTGLGEVPGGEKIRQTIEDAKPLIVGKTLGEYNNILNAMRRTFADRDAGGRGNQTFDLRTTIHAVTAVESALLDLLGQFMNVPVAALLGEGQQRDAVEMLGYLFYVGDRRKTNLDYRSEPDAGNAWFRLRNEEALTPEAVVRLCEAARERYGFNDFKLKGGVLSADEEMEAVDAMHERFPDARITLDPNGAWSLKDAIRVCRDKHGVLAYAEDPCGAENGFSGREVMAEFRRATGLPTATNMIATDWRQMAHSIQLQSVDIPLADPHFWTMQGSVRVAQLCEMFGLTWGSHSNNHFDISLAMFTHVGAAAPGKVTAIDTHWIWQDGQRLTKEPMKIEGGKIRIPSRPGLGIEIDEAELEKAHQAYKNMGLGARDDAAAMQFLIPNWTFDNKKPCLVR, encoded by the coding sequence ATGACACCCTACGTATCCGGCGCTCCCGTCGTCACCGAACTGCGCGTCGTTCCCGTGGCTGGCCGGGACAGCATGCTGCTGAACCTCTCCGGCGCCCACGGCCCCTGGTTCACCCGCAATATCGTGATCCTCAAGGACAGCGCCGGCAATACCGGCCTGGGCGAAGTGCCGGGCGGCGAGAAGATCCGCCAGACCATCGAGGACGCCAAGCCGCTCATCGTCGGCAAGACGCTGGGCGAGTACAACAACATCCTGAATGCGATGCGCCGGACCTTCGCCGACCGCGACGCGGGCGGGCGCGGCAACCAGACCTTCGATTTGCGCACCACCATCCATGCCGTCACCGCGGTGGAGTCGGCCCTGCTCGACCTGCTGGGCCAGTTCATGAACGTGCCGGTCGCGGCCCTGCTGGGCGAAGGCCAGCAACGCGACGCCGTCGAGATGCTGGGCTACCTGTTCTACGTGGGCGACCGCCGGAAGACCAACCTCGACTACCGCAGCGAGCCGGACGCCGGCAACGCCTGGTTCCGCCTGCGCAACGAAGAAGCGCTCACGCCCGAGGCCGTGGTGCGCCTGTGCGAAGCGGCGCGCGAGCGCTACGGCTTCAACGACTTCAAGCTGAAGGGCGGCGTCCTGAGTGCGGACGAAGAGATGGAAGCGGTCGATGCGATGCACGAGCGCTTCCCGGATGCGCGCATCACGCTCGACCCGAACGGCGCCTGGTCGCTGAAGGACGCGATCCGCGTGTGCCGCGACAAGCACGGCGTGCTGGCCTATGCCGAAGACCCGTGCGGCGCGGAGAACGGCTTCTCGGGCCGCGAAGTGATGGCCGAGTTCCGCCGCGCCACCGGCCTGCCGACCGCGACCAACATGATCGCCACCGACTGGCGCCAGATGGCGCACTCGATCCAGCTGCAGTCGGTCGACATCCCGCTGGCCGACCCGCACTTCTGGACCATGCAGGGTTCGGTGCGCGTGGCCCAGCTGTGCGAGATGTTCGGGCTGACCTGGGGCTCGCATTCGAACAACCACTTCGACATCTCGCTGGCGATGTTCACCCACGTCGGCGCCGCCGCGCCCGGCAAGGTCACCGCGATCGACACCCACTGGATCTGGCAGGACGGCCAGCGCCTGACGAAGGAGCCGATGAAGATCGAAGGCGGCAAGATCCGCATTCCTTCCAGGCCGGGCCTGGGTATCGAGATCGACGAGGCCGAGCTGGAAAAGGCGCACCAGGCGTATAAAAACATGGGCCTCGGTGCTCGCGACGACGCCGCCGCGATGCAGTTCCTTATCCCGAACTGGACCTTCGATAACAAGAAGCCCTGCCTGGTGCGCTGA
- the garL gene encoding 2-dehydro-3-deoxyglucarate aldolase: protein MAYKENDMRPYSGIPNRFKQDLRDGKRLIGCWSSLANPFTTEILGLAGFDWLLLDGEHSPNDLNSFILQLMALKDSPSAPVVRPQSNDTVQIKRLLDAGFYNFLIPFVENADEAAQAVAATRYAPEGVRGVSVSMRGNRFGTIPDYHQVSNRHITVALQIESRTAVANIEAICAVDGVDCVFIGPSDLAADYGYLGNSNHPEVQEAMQRVFAAAKAAGVPVGILAPAEDDARRYMEMGATMVAVGSDQGLFRAATQALRDKYAQ, encoded by the coding sequence ATGGCCTACAAGGAAAACGACATGCGTCCCTACAGCGGCATTCCGAACCGCTTCAAACAGGATCTCCGTGACGGCAAGCGCCTGATCGGCTGCTGGTCTTCGCTGGCCAACCCCTTCACCACCGAGATCCTCGGTCTGGCCGGTTTCGACTGGCTGCTGCTGGACGGCGAGCATTCGCCGAACGACCTGAACAGCTTCATCCTGCAACTGATGGCGCTGAAGGACAGCCCGAGCGCGCCGGTGGTGCGCCCGCAGTCGAACGACACGGTGCAGATCAAGCGCCTGCTCGACGCCGGCTTCTACAACTTCCTGATCCCCTTCGTCGAGAACGCCGACGAGGCGGCCCAGGCAGTCGCCGCGACCCGCTATGCGCCGGAAGGCGTGCGCGGCGTCTCGGTCTCGATGCGCGGCAACCGCTTCGGCACCATCCCCGACTACCACCAGGTCAGCAACCGCCACATCACGGTGGCCCTGCAGATCGAGAGCCGCACGGCGGTCGCCAACATCGAGGCCATCTGCGCGGTGGACGGCGTCGACTGCGTGTTCATCGGCCCGTCCGACCTGGCGGCCGACTATGGCTACCTGGGCAACTCGAACCACCCGGAAGTGCAGGAAGCGATGCAGCGCGTGTTCGCCGCCGCCAAGGCCGCCGGGGTGCCGGTCGGGATCCTGGCGCCGGCGGAAGACGATGCGCGCCGCTACATGGAAATGGGCGCAACGATGGTCGCCGTGGGCAGCGACCAGGGCCTGTTCCGCGCCGCCACCCAGGCGCTGCGCGACAAGTACGCACAGTAA
- the glxR gene encoding 2-hydroxy-3-oxopropionate reductase has protein sequence MSKIGFIGLGIMGTPMAGKLIEGGHEVYLYTRSSVPGALVEAGGKACASSKEVAQNADIIITMVPDTPHVADVLFGENGVADGLSPGKVVVDMSSISPVETKAFAERIRLLDCEYVDAPVSGGEVGAKAASLTIMVGGSEAAFERVKPLFELMGKNITLVGENGAGQTCKVANQIIVALNIEAVGEALLFASKMGADPAKVRQALMGGFAASRILEVHGERMVKRTFDPGFRIELHQKDLNLALSSARAVGVSLPNTATAQELFNSCAAHGGGGWDHSAMVRALEKMANFEIGQQQK, from the coding sequence ATGAGCAAGATCGGATTCATCGGCCTGGGCATCATGGGCACCCCGATGGCGGGCAAGCTGATCGAGGGCGGCCACGAGGTGTACCTGTACACCCGCAGCAGCGTGCCGGGCGCGCTGGTCGAAGCCGGCGGCAAGGCCTGCGCCTCCAGCAAGGAAGTCGCGCAGAACGCCGACATCATCATCACCATGGTGCCGGACACCCCGCACGTGGCGGACGTCCTGTTCGGCGAGAACGGCGTGGCCGACGGCCTGAGCCCCGGCAAGGTGGTGGTCGACATGAGCTCGATCTCGCCGGTCGAGACCAAGGCCTTCGCCGAGCGCATCCGGCTGCTTGACTGCGAATACGTCGACGCCCCGGTCTCCGGCGGCGAAGTCGGCGCCAAGGCGGCCAGCCTCACCATCATGGTGGGCGGCTCGGAAGCGGCCTTCGAGCGCGTCAAGCCGCTGTTCGAACTGATGGGCAAGAACATCACCCTGGTGGGCGAGAACGGCGCCGGCCAGACCTGCAAGGTGGCCAACCAGATCATCGTCGCCCTGAACATCGAGGCGGTCGGCGAAGCCCTGCTGTTCGCATCGAAGATGGGCGCCGACCCGGCCAAGGTGCGCCAGGCGCTGATGGGCGGCTTCGCCGCGTCGCGCATCCTCGAAGTGCACGGCGAGCGCATGGTCAAGCGCACCTTCGATCCGGGCTTCCGCATCGAACTGCACCAGAAGGACCTGAACCTGGCGCTGTCGAGCGCACGCGCGGTCGGCGTCTCGCTGCCGAATACCGCCACCGCCCAGGAACTGTTCAACAGCTGCGCGGCCCACGGCGGCGGCGGCTGGGACCACTCGGCGATGGTGCGAGCGCTGGAGAAGATGGCGAACTTCGAAATCGGCCAGCAGCAAAAATGA
- a CDS encoding glycerate kinase — MSTTTTRSIPRQLLVKMFEAAIASAQPDHCVPLHLPEPGPGRTIVIGAGKASAAMAQALEKSWAGPLSALSGLVVTRYGYAVPCQRIGIVEAAHPVPDQAGLDAARRIMELVEGLGPDDTVICLISGGGSSLLPLPLDGITLEDKQVVNRALLASGATISEMNCVRRHLSGIKGGRLAAACHPARVFTLLISDVPGDRPCDIASGPTVGDPSTCADALAIVRRYGIELPAAVREVLESGRGESVKPGDARLARCETRMIATPQMALEAAALVALDAGITPYILGNAIEGEARDVGKAMAGMARQVADHGQPFAKPCVMLSGGETTVTVRGRGRGGRNVEFLLALGLALEGRAGIHALAGDTDGVDGQEEIAGAVLAPDTLARAWGIGIKPADALQDNDGHGFFGSLDDSVVTGPTLTNVNDFRAILIL, encoded by the coding sequence ATGAGCACGACGACGACGCGTTCGATCCCGCGTCAACTGCTGGTGAAGATGTTCGAGGCTGCGATCGCGTCGGCCCAGCCCGACCATTGCGTGCCCCTGCACCTGCCCGAACCGGGCCCCGGCAGGACGATCGTGATCGGCGCCGGCAAGGCCTCGGCGGCCATGGCGCAGGCGCTCGAGAAAAGCTGGGCCGGTCCGCTGTCCGCGCTTTCCGGCCTGGTTGTCACGCGCTACGGCTATGCGGTGCCCTGCCAGCGCATCGGGATCGTCGAAGCCGCGCACCCGGTGCCGGACCAGGCCGGCCTGGATGCGGCCCGCCGGATCATGGAACTCGTCGAGGGCTTGGGTCCGGACGACACCGTGATCTGCCTGATCTCGGGCGGCGGCTCTTCGCTGCTGCCGCTGCCGCTCGACGGCATCACGCTGGAAGACAAGCAGGTCGTGAACCGCGCCCTGCTCGCCTCCGGCGCCACCATCAGCGAAATGAACTGCGTGCGGCGCCACCTCTCTGGCATCAAGGGCGGACGCCTGGCCGCGGCCTGCCATCCGGCGCGCGTGTTCACCCTGCTGATCTCCGACGTGCCCGGCGACCGTCCCTGCGACATCGCCTCCGGCCCGACGGTCGGCGACCCGAGCACCTGCGCGGACGCGCTGGCGATCGTGCGCCGCTACGGCATCGAACTGCCGGCGGCGGTACGCGAGGTATTGGAGAGCGGACGTGGCGAATCGGTCAAGCCGGGCGACGCACGCTTGGCGCGTTGCGAAACGCGCATGATCGCGACGCCGCAGATGGCGCTGGAAGCGGCGGCGCTGGTGGCGCTCGACGCCGGCATCACGCCTTATATTCTCGGCAATGCGATCGAGGGCGAGGCGCGCGACGTCGGCAAGGCGATGGCGGGCATGGCGCGCCAGGTGGCGGACCACGGCCAGCCCTTCGCCAAACCCTGCGTGATGCTGTCCGGCGGCGAAACCACGGTGACCGTGCGCGGCCGGGGCCGCGGCGGACGCAATGTCGAATTCCTGCTGGCGCTGGGACTGGCGCTGGAAGGCCGCGCGGGCATCCATGCGCTGGCGGGCGACACCGATGGCGTCGACGGCCAGGAAGAGATCGCGGGCGCCGTGCTGGCGCCGGATACGCTGGCGCGGGCCTGGGGGATCGGCATCAAGCCGGCCGATGCCTTGCAGGACAACGACGGCCACGGCTTCTTCGGCTCGCTGGACGATTCGGTGGTGACCGGGCCGACGCTCACGAACGTGAACGACTTCCGGGCCATATTGATACTGTAA
- the glk gene encoding glucokinase yields MQEQPAAEQNREGKLARTAFADGPRLLADIGATHARFALQTAPGAYRSVRVLRCDEFDGIVPLLRFYLSEHEDVRLHHAALALANPVDGDYVRMTNRPWAFSTDAVRRELGLSTLLIVNDFTALAMAIPGLKPEDLMQVGPGKPAPHAVLGVLGPGTGLGVSGGIPTVDGFVTLGSEGGHVNFAPSDEREFAILQTAWREWTHVSNERLISGPGMELIYRALAARNAAQSSASAQLPVPVRDSASIIAGALDDKDPLCLEVLECFCGMLGGAAANLAVTLGAFGGIFIGGGIVPRLGEWFRSSPFRTRFEAKGRFSGYIADIPTYVITTPHVAFDGVANILSEHLRGRSGDNTLMDRIRQLQPELTPAEQRVASLVLEQPRLVLNEPIAGIAKLADVSQPTVIRFCRSLGFLGLADFKLKFASSLTGSIPVRHSQVRMSDSTHDLSAKVIDNTVSAILKFRDQLDVRAIDRAIELVSRARRIEFYAMGNARVVALDGQHKFFRFRIPTALYGDSHLFSLAADLLGPGDVVIAISNSGRLPELLSAVDKARAAGADVIAISSSESPLAKRASVVLAVDHAEDNVGFLSMISRVLQLLLIDIMAVGLSLGQQDQGGLMISHLDL; encoded by the coding sequence ATGCAGGAGCAGCCGGCAGCCGAACAGAATCGGGAAGGAAAACTCGCCCGCACCGCCTTCGCCGACGGCCCGCGCCTGCTGGCCGACATCGGGGCGACGCACGCACGCTTCGCCCTGCAGACGGCGCCCGGCGCCTACCGCTCGGTACGGGTGCTGCGCTGCGACGAGTTCGACGGCATCGTCCCGCTGCTGCGCTTCTACCTGTCCGAACACGAGGACGTGCGCCTGCACCACGCGGCGCTGGCGCTGGCCAACCCGGTCGACGGCGACTACGTGCGCATGACCAACCGGCCCTGGGCCTTCTCGACCGACGCCGTGCGGCGCGAGCTGGGCTTGAGCACCCTCCTGATCGTCAACGACTTCACGGCGCTGGCGATGGCGATCCCCGGCCTGAAGCCGGAAGACCTGATGCAGGTCGGGCCGGGCAAGCCGGCGCCGCATGCGGTGCTGGGCGTGCTGGGACCGGGCACGGGCCTCGGCGTCTCGGGCGGGATCCCGACCGTGGACGGCTTCGTCACCCTCGGCAGCGAGGGCGGCCACGTGAACTTCGCGCCCAGCGACGAGCGCGAATTCGCGATCCTGCAGACCGCCTGGCGCGAGTGGACCCACGTGTCGAACGAACGCCTGATCTCCGGTCCCGGCATGGAGCTGATCTACCGCGCGCTGGCCGCGCGCAACGCCGCGCAGTCGTCCGCGTCCGCGCAGCTGCCTGTGCCCGTGCGCGACTCGGCCTCCATCATCGCCGGCGCGCTGGACGACAAGGACCCGCTGTGCCTGGAAGTGCTGGAATGCTTCTGCGGCATGCTGGGCGGCGCCGCGGCCAACCTGGCGGTGACGCTGGGCGCCTTCGGCGGCATCTTCATCGGCGGCGGCATCGTGCCGCGCCTGGGCGAGTGGTTCCGCAGCTCTCCCTTCCGCACCCGTTTCGAGGCCAAGGGGCGGTTTTCCGGCTACATCGCCGACATCCCGACCTACGTCATCACCACGCCGCACGTCGCTTTCGACGGCGTGGCGAATATCCTGTCCGAGCACCTGCGCGGGCGCAGCGGCGACAACACCCTGATGGACCGCATCCGCCAGCTCCAGCCGGAACTGACCCCGGCCGAGCAGCGTGTCGCCAGCCTGGTGCTGGAGCAGCCGCGCCTGGTGCTGAACGAGCCGATCGCCGGCATCGCGAAGCTGGCCGACGTCAGCCAGCCGACCGTGATCCGCTTCTGCCGCTCGCTGGGCTTCCTCGGCCTGGCCGACTTCAAGCTGAAGTTCGCCAGCTCGCTGACCGGTTCGATCCCGGTGCGCCACAGCCAGGTGCGGATGAGCGACAGCACGCACGACCTGTCCGCCAAAGTGATCGACAACACCGTGTCGGCGATCCTGAAATTCCGCGACCAGCTCGACGTGCGCGCGATCGACCGCGCGATCGAGCTGGTGAGCCGCGCCCGGCGCATCGAGTTCTACGCGATGGGGAATGCGCGCGTGGTGGCGCTAGACGGCCAGCACAAGTTCTTCCGCTTCCGCATCCCGACCGCGCTGTACGGCGATTCGCACCTGTTCAGCCTTGCCGCCGACCTGCTGGGGCCGGGCGACGTGGTGATCGCGATCTCGAATTCGGGCCGCCTGCCCGAGCTGCTGTCGGCGGTCGACAAGGCGCGCGCCGCCGGCGCCGACGTGATCGCCATCAGCAGCAGCGAATCGCCGCTGGCCAAGCGCGCCAGCGTGGTGCTGGCGGTCGACCATGCCGAGGACAATGTCGGCTTCCTGTCGATGATCTCGCGGGTGCTGCAGCTGCTCCTGATCGACATCATGGCGGTCGGCCTCTCGCTCGGCCAGCAGGACCAGGGCGGCCTCATGATCTCGCACCTCGACCTCTGA
- a CDS encoding alpha-amylase family glycosyl hydrolase, with the protein MTTPDANNPWWKEAIIYQVYPRSYLDTNGDGVGDLPGITAKLDYIAGLGVDIVWLSPFFKSPQKDFGYDIADYCDVDPMFGTLADFDALVARAHSLGLKIMIDQVMSHTADNHPWFAESRASRDNPKSDWYVWADPLPDGNPPNNWLSVFGGSAWQWDTRRKQYYMHNFLVSQPQLNFHNPEVQQAHLDAQRFWLERGVDGVRMDACVFHFHDRQLRSNPPALVRDTSTVTDVNPYGMQAHIYDKTQPENIAFLQRVRAQLNEFGAVSIGEVSSDDALAQMAEYTEGGDKLHMAYSFNLLTPVFTAAHIRQQVEEFNVRVKDGWASWSVGNHDAIRVATRWARGASVADSTPALSKLVLAIQLSLKGTPCLYQGDELALPEADVPYELLQDPYGITFWPEFKGRDGCRTPMPWTAADANGGFTTGKPWLPVPPEHLALAEDLQDKDPQSMLNFQRAIIHWRRTMPQLTRGDIAFFDVPEQALALQRDLPGYLSVLAVFNTTGQPLSFDWPEAAGATKLEGHGMAGEVVGTTVSLPPFGAWFGSVAAKG; encoded by the coding sequence ATGACGACTCCCGACGCGAACAATCCGTGGTGGAAAGAAGCCATCATTTATCAAGTTTATCCGCGCAGCTATCTCGACACCAATGGTGACGGCGTCGGCGACCTGCCCGGCATCACGGCCAAGCTCGATTACATCGCCGGCCTGGGGGTGGACATCGTCTGGCTGTCGCCTTTCTTCAAGTCGCCGCAGAAGGACTTCGGCTACGATATCGCGGACTACTGCGACGTCGATCCGATGTTCGGCACCCTGGCCGACTTCGACGCCCTGGTCGCCAGGGCGCACAGCCTGGGCCTGAAGATCATGATCGACCAGGTGATGTCGCATACCGCCGACAATCACCCATGGTTCGCCGAGAGCCGCGCCAGCCGCGACAACCCGAAGTCCGACTGGTATGTGTGGGCCGACCCGCTCCCGGACGGCAATCCGCCGAACAACTGGCTGTCCGTGTTCGGCGGCTCGGCCTGGCAGTGGGATACCCGCCGCAAGCAGTACTACATGCACAACTTCCTGGTCAGCCAGCCGCAGCTGAACTTCCACAATCCCGAAGTGCAGCAGGCCCACCTCGACGCCCAGCGATTCTGGCTCGAGCGCGGCGTCGACGGCGTGCGCATGGATGCCTGCGTCTTCCACTTCCACGACCGCCAGCTGCGCAGCAATCCGCCGGCGCTGGTGCGCGACACCTCGACCGTCACCGATGTGAACCCCTACGGCATGCAGGCGCACATCTACGACAAGACCCAGCCGGAAAACATCGCCTTCCTGCAGCGCGTGCGCGCCCAGCTGAACGAATTCGGCGCGGTGTCGATCGGCGAAGTCTCGTCCGACGATGCGCTGGCCCAGATGGCCGAGTACACCGAAGGCGGCGACAAGCTGCACATGGCCTACAGCTTCAACCTGCTGACGCCCGTGTTTACCGCCGCCCACATCCGCCAGCAGGTCGAGGAATTCAATGTGCGCGTGAAGGACGGCTGGGCTTCCTGGTCGGTCGGCAACCACGATGCGATCCGCGTCGCCACGCGCTGGGCCCGCGGCGCCTCGGTGGCGGATTCGACGCCGGCCCTGTCGAAGCTGGTGCTGGCGATCCAGCTGTCGCTGAAGGGCACGCCCTGCCTGTACCAGGGCGACGAGCTGGCGCTGCCGGAAGCGGACGTGCCTTACGAACTGCTGCAGGACCCCTACGGCATCACCTTCTGGCCCGAGTTCAAGGGCCGCGACGGCTGCCGCACGCCGATGCCGTGGACCGCTGCCGACGCCAACGGCGGCTTCACCACCGGCAAGCCGTGGCTGCCGGTGCCGCCCGAACACCTGGCCCTGGCGGAGGACCTGCAGGACAAGGACCCGCAATCGATGCTGAACTTCCAGCGCGCCATCATCCACTGGCGCCGCACGATGCCGCAGCTCACGCGCGGCGACATCGCCTTCTTCGACGTGCCGGAACAGGCGCTGGCCCTGCAGCGCGACCTGCCGGGCTACCTGTCGGTGCTGGCCGTGTTCAACACGACCGGGCAGCCCCTGAGCTTCGACTGGCCGGAAGCGGCCGGCGCCACGAAGCTCGAAGGCCACGGCATGGCCGGTGAAGTCGTCGGTACGACGGTGAGCCTGCCGCCTTTCGGCGCCTGGTTCGGCAGCGTCGCGGCGAAGGGCTGA
- a CDS encoding alpha-1,6-glucosidase domain-containing protein, protein MTSKTITAAGLLSLLACGGVHAAISPEACDSKAFQTVLHPAAASFDARAVWLDRRLIAFPGAAPNGVFKLYYSPVASIAAPVGGKVAGAAGALGLGLFQGGVPAPLAARFKWLGAGPVLQLDENDVTRMNELHRGQLVLVQEDAQGSVLAATRVQAAGALDDLYAAAAGLDKLGVDIDSASKRTGFSVWAPTARQAAVCVYNSPTSMARAVYQLNSDPATGAWSAQVPGDLTGKYYKYVVDVPVDGAAGSGGIVRNLVTDPYSISLSTDSKRSYIARLDSPRLTPAGWDAPSPQTVRNPTDMVVYELHVRDFSINDDSVPERLRGKYGAFTRLESNGMRHLAALAKSGLTDIHLLPVYDIGSVPEVGCAVPKPSGAPDSENQQALVKKTAETDCFNWGYDPYHYNAPEGSYASDPADGARRVIEFREMVGSLHKLGLRVGMDVVFNHTFIAGQNEKSVLDRVVPGYYHRLNATGGIERSTCCDNTATENLMMGKLMIDSVALWATQYRIDSFRFDLMGHQPRATMEALQRKVNAAAGHPVQLIGEGWNFGEVANGARFVQASQLSLNGSGIGTFNDRTRDAVRGGSAGDSGEALFARQGWINGLVYDPNAHAGAHSAEELMRTADLVRAGLAGSIRSYPLQTWDGKTVPLDAIDYNGQPAGYASEPSEVVNYVENHDNQTLYDIDVFKLPASTSSQDRARVQVLGMAVDAFAQGIAYYHAGIDILRSKSLDRNSFNSGDWFNRLDWRYRDNYFGTGLPPSEDNGKDYALIKPLLSNPAFKPAPSDIAFARDAFRDLLAIRASSALFRLPTAAEIKRRLRFFNTGPGQNPTVAAAHLDGEGYPGANFRGISYFINVDKVGHTVLDPQAVGKTMRLHPVFLAPNVADKRATQARFDPASGSFDIPPRTAVVFVED, encoded by the coding sequence ATGACAAGTAAAACCATTACCGCTGCAGGCCTCCTGTCCCTGCTGGCCTGCGGCGGCGTCCACGCCGCGATTTCTCCCGAAGCCTGCGACAGCAAGGCTTTCCAGACCGTCCTGCATCCGGCCGCCGCCAGCTTCGACGCGCGCGCCGTCTGGCTCGACCGGCGCCTGATCGCCTTCCCCGGCGCCGCGCCGAACGGCGTGTTCAAGCTCTACTACTCGCCAGTCGCGTCGATCGCCGCGCCGGTCGGCGGCAAGGTCGCGGGCGCGGCCGGCGCCCTCGGCCTCGGCCTGTTCCAGGGCGGCGTCCCTGCGCCGCTGGCCGCGCGCTTCAAGTGGCTGGGCGCCGGTCCGGTGCTGCAGCTGGATGAGAACGACGTCACCCGGATGAACGAACTGCACCGCGGGCAGCTGGTGCTGGTGCAGGAAGATGCGCAAGGCAGCGTGCTCGCCGCCACGCGCGTGCAGGCGGCGGGTGCGCTGGACGACCTGTATGCCGCGGCGGCCGGCCTGGACAAGCTCGGCGTCGACATCGACAGCGCCAGCAAGCGCACCGGCTTCAGCGTATGGGCGCCGACCGCCCGCCAGGCCGCCGTCTGCGTCTACAATTCGCCCACGTCGATGGCGCGCGCGGTCTACCAGCTGAACAGCGACCCGGCCACCGGCGCCTGGAGCGCCCAGGTGCCGGGAGACCTCACCGGCAAATACTACAAATACGTGGTCGACGTGCCGGTCGACGGCGCGGCGGGATCCGGTGGCATCGTACGCAACCTGGTGACCGACCCCTACTCCATCAGCCTGAGCACCGATTCGAAGCGCAGCTATATCGCGCGCCTGGATTCGCCGCGCCTGACGCCGGCCGGCTGGGACGCGCCGTCTCCGCAGACCGTCAGGAACCCGACCGACATGGTGGTCTACGAGCTGCACGTGCGCGACTTTTCGATCAACGACGACAGCGTGCCCGAGCGCCTGCGCGGCAAGTACGGCGCCTTCACCCGCCTCGAGTCCAACGGCATGCGCCACCTGGCCGCGCTGGCGAAAAGCGGCCTGACCGACATCCACCTGCTGCCGGTGTACGACATCGGCAGCGTGCCCGAGGTGGGCTGCGCCGTGCCGAAGCCCAGCGGCGCGCCGGACAGCGAAAACCAGCAGGCGCTGGTGAAGAAGACCGCGGAAACCGACTGCTTCAACTGGGGCTACGACCCCTACCATTACAACGCGCCGGAAGGCAGCTATGCGAGCGATCCGGCGGACGGCGCGCGCCGCGTGATCGAATTCCGCGAGATGGTGGGCAGCCTGCACAAGCTCGGCCTGCGGGTCGGCATGGACGTGGTGTTCAACCACACCTTCATCGCCGGCCAGAACGAGAAGTCGGTGCTCGACCGCGTCGTGCCCGGCTACTACCACCGCCTGAACGCCACCGGCGGCATCGAGCGCTCGACCTGCTGCGACAATACGGCCACCGAAAACCTCATGATGGGCAAGCTGATGATCGATTCGGTGGCCCTGTGGGCAACCCAGTACAGGATCGATTCCTTCCGCTTCGACCTGATGGGGCACCAGCCGCGCGCCACGATGGAAGCGCTGCAGCGGAAAGTGAACGCGGCCGCCGGCCATCCGGTGCAGCTGATCGGCGAAGGCTGGAACTTCGGCGAAGTGGCCAACGGCGCGCGCTTCGTGCAGGCCTCGCAACTGTCGCTGAACGGCAGCGGCATCGGCACCTTCAACGACCGCACCCGCGACGCCGTGCGCGGCGGCTCGGCCGGCGATTCCGGCGAGGCGCTGTTTGCGCGCCAGGGCTGGATCAACGGCCTGGTCTACGATCCGAACGCCCACGCCGGCGCCCATTCGGCCGAAGAGCTGATGCGCACCGCGGACCTGGTGCGCGCCGGCCTGGCGGGCTCGATCCGCAGCTACCCGCTGCAGACCTGGGACGGCAAGACCGTGCCGCTCGACGCCATCGACTACAACGGCCAGCCGGCAGGCTATGCCAGCGAGCCCTCGGAAGTCGTCAACTACGTCGAGAACCACGACAACCAGACCCTGTACGACATCGACGTGTTCAAGCTGCCGGCATCGACCTCCAGCCAGGACCGCGCGCGCGTGCAGGTGCTGGGCATGGCGGTGGACGCCTTCGCGCAGGGCATCGCCTACTACCACGCCGGCATCGACATACTGCGTTCGAAGTCCCTGGACCGCAACAGCTTCAACTCGGGCGACTGGTTCAACCGCCTCGACTGGCGCTACCGCGACAACTACTTCGGCACCGGCCTGCCCCCAAGCGAGGACAACGGCAAGGACTACGCGCTGATCAAGCCCCTGCTGTCGAATCCGGCGTTCAAGCCGGCGCCGTCGGACATCGCCTTCGCGCGCGACGCCTTCCGCGACCTGCTGGCCATCCGCGCCAGCTCGGCCCTGTTCCGCCTGCCGACCGCCGCCGAGATCAAGCGCCGCCTGCGCTTCTTCAACACCGGCCCAGGCCAGAACCCGACCGTGGCGGCGGCCCACCTGGATGGCGAAGGCTACCCGGGCGCCAACTTCAGGGGCATCAGCTACTTCATCAACGTCGACAAGGTCGGGCACACGGTGCTTGATCCGCAGGCCGTGGGCAAGACGATGCGCCTGCATCCGGTGTTCCTGGCCCCGAACGTGGCCGACAAGCGCGCGACCCAGGCGCGCTTCGATCCGGCCAGCGGTTCCTTCGATATTCCGCCGCGGACGGCGGTGGTGTTCGTGGAGGACTGA